One Treponema primitia ZAS-1 genomic window, AAATGCGCCCTATGGGGTCCTCAAGCAGGGTATTGGCGATTTGTTTGTAGATGAACCAGATCCGTTCCGAAAGCAGGGTAGTAAGCTTGGCGATGATCTGGGGCTGGGTGGCGACCATGCGGGCAAAGTTTGCCCGGCTCACCATGAGGAGCATACAATCCTCGTAAGCCACCGCGCAGGCCGTTCTGGGTTTGGATTCCAGCAGGGCCATTTCCCCAAAAATATCCCCGGTTTTTAAGACCGCCAGCAGGACTTCGTTGTTATCGGCAATCTTGATAATCTTCACGGACCCCTTCTGGATAATATACAGCTCGTCCCCCGGTTCTCCTTCGGAAAAGATCATCGTACCCTTGGTGTATTTCCGGGCAGATTCATTTGGGGGGAATACCTGGGGCGGCGATTTTACGTAGGGGGCTATCTTCATCATCCGTTCCCGGGTGGCATTGAAATTAACTCCGCGAGGGCTATGCTTGAGATACTGGGAATAGGCGTAATAGGCCAGGTTGAACTGGCTTATCTTCGCGTAGTATTCCCCCACTATAAAAAGCTGGGAAACATTATCTTCGGAGTTGTTCTTCAGGGTCAGCTTGGTAAGGGCTTCGTCCAGATAGCGCATTCGCCGGGAGAATTGAAGGATAATCTTCATGGCCACCGCGGTGTTTTTTTGAATCAGTTCGCCGTACTGCTCCTTCTGGACCGAAATCAGGGTAACGTCCGTTAAAGCCTGGGCAGTTTCGATATGACTGTGGTTAGACATGGTAGATACGACGGAGAAAAAATCGCCGGGACCTAACAGATTGCCCCCCTCTTCCTCCACCACTTCCACTGCCTTGGAAATCTGTACCTTTCCCTCGCGGATAATAAAAAAACGGTCCGCATTCCGTTTCCCTTCTACCACAATATATGAGTTTTTTTTAAAATTTACAAACGTCAGCAGAAGCGGTGTATTCATAACGACCTATTTAAAAAAGTATAGAAACCCTTACCCATCATGTCAATGAAAGAATTATATTATTAATATATACCAGAAAAACGAAAAAAAAACCTGTTTTTCAGCCATTTTCTTCCCAATTTCCCACAAAAAT contains:
- a CDS encoding Crp/Fnr family transcriptional regulator, translating into MNTPLLLTFVNFKKNSYIVVEGKRNADRFFIIREGKVQISKAVEVVEEEGGNLLGPGDFFSVVSTMSNHSHIETAQALTDVTLISVQKEQYGELIQKNTAVAMKIILQFSRRMRYLDEALTKLTLKNNSEDNVSQLFIVGEYYAKISQFNLAYYAYSQYLKHSPRGVNFNATRERMMKIAPYVKSPPQVFPPNESARKYTKGTMIFSEGEPGDELYIIQKGSVKIIKIADNNEVLLAVLKTGDIFGEMALLESKPRTACAVAYEDCMLLMVSRANFARMVATQPQIIAKLTTLLSERIWFIYKQIANTLLEDPIGRIYDALLIQLEKSRVDSNVEQSYIFDFGPNELINMVGISPADGTQLIRKFMNNRNIQLVNGKICVLDVFEIAKQTQYYRNMQRIEKSRHSTAKKARH